Proteins encoded in a region of the Elaeis guineensis isolate ETL-2024a chromosome 7, EG11, whole genome shotgun sequence genome:
- the LOC105049089 gene encoding CRM-domain containing factor CFM9, mitochondrial, whose product MWALRNFQRRCLRTMLFLQNRSSLFGDISWQMQSNNVIQPKSPNEMYSSSLSTLSCVSGSRMMSTAKGRSMRSKVEKRMRRETGKTLREIRRAKKLRKKLMTEEERLIYNLRRAKKKVALLLQKLKKYELPELPPPRHDPELLTTEQLQAYKKIGFRNRNYVPVGVRGVFGGVVQNMHLHWKFHETVQVCCDNFPKEKIKEMATMLARLSGGIVVNVHNVKTIIMFRGRNYRQPKNLIPINTLTKRKALFKARFEQALESQKLNIKKIEQQLRRKGVNPEDPVAMASIQRVASTFFRAIDEKQGTPYVFHGDRQPTSETIDTPEDVPDLPSEDSDQEELDRFIAEIEDAADQEWAAEEAAEKEESARIRYWGKDDMGMRGRSPKWSGDSEGVHGDHGRGWASVSSRQRSTDIRKWDSGDEISDASQGEEWDSDDEVGEGVANIDSDTDKEDYTHRSLVSRRQKSSRTGREEAPTKTGSRSLRERADEVDTESDGDMFGEADDGLWETDDEEKHGSPAFRGNIYDYHSGKDEDGNSYGRKNAGMGESKKRIDESWDSD is encoded by the exons ATGTGGGCACTAAGGAACTTTCAGAGGCGTTGTTTGAGGACCATGTTATTTCTCCAAAACAG GAGTTCTTTGTTTGGAGATATATCATGGCAGATGCAATCCAATAATGTTATCCAACCAAAGTCACCAAATGAAATGTACTCTTCTTCCCTGTCTACATTGAGCTGCGTAAGTGGGTCTCGGATGATGTCTACGGCCAAAGGAAGGAGCATGAGGAGCAAGGTGGAGAAGAGAATGCGGAGAGAAACAGGCAAAACCCTAAGGGAAATCCGACGTGCAAAGAAATTGAGAAAGAAGTTGATGACAGAAGAAGAGAGGCTCATATACAACTTAAGGCGA GCCAAGAAAAAGGTGGCTTTGCTTCTACAGAAACTGAAGAAATATGAGCTACCAGAGTTACCACCTCCTCGACATGATCCTGAACTTCTAACCACAGAGCAGCTTCAGGCTTATAAAAAGATTGGCTTCAGAAATAGAAATTATGTACCAGTTGGAGTCCGTGGAGTCTTTGGAGGAGTTGTGCAGAACATGCATCTCCACTGGAAGTTTCACGAGACTGTACAAGTTTGTTGTGATAACTTTCCcaaggaaaaaatcaaagagatggCAACGATGCTTGCAAGATTAAGTGGGGGCATTGTGGTTAACGTACACAATGTAAAAACAATTATCATGTTTCGTGGAAGAAattatcggcaaccaaaaaatcTGATACCCATCAACACACTTACTAAAAGGAAG GCATTGTTCAAGGCGAGGTTTGAGCAGGCTCTTGAATCTCAAAAGTTaaacatcaagaaaatagaacAGCAGCTACGTCGCAAGGGTGTCAACCCTGAGGACCCAGTTGCCATGGCCAGCATCCAGAGAGTGGCTTCCACCTTCTTCCGAGCTATTGATGAGAAGCAAGGAACTCCCTATGTCTTTCATGGGGACAGGCAGCCAACTTCTGAGACTATTGATACGCCAGAGGATGTTCCTGACCTACCTTCTGAAGACAGTGACCAAGAGGAGCTTGATCGCTTCATTGCAGAAATAGAGGATGCAGCAGACCAGGAGTGGGCAGCAGAGGAAGCTGCAGAAAAAGAAGAGTCAGCACGGATAAGGTACTGGGGGAAAGATGATATGGGGATGCGAGGTAGGAGTCCAAAATGGAGTGGTGATTCAGAAGGTGTGCATGGAGACCATGGAAGAGGTTGGGCTAGTGTTAGTAGTAGGCAAAGAAGCACAGATATAAGAAAATGGGATAGTGGTGACGAGATCTCTGATGCATCACAAGGTGAGGAGTGGGACTCAGATGATGAAGTGGGTGAGGGGGTAGCTAATATTGATAGTGACACAGATAAGGAAGATTATACACACAGAAGTCTGGTCAGCAGAAGACAGAAGAGCAGCAGAACTGGGCGGGAGGAAGCTCCTACAAAGACAGGTAGCAGAAGTTTGAGAGAAAGAGCTGATGAAGTGGATACAGAGTCAGATGGTGATATGTTTGGGGAAGCAGATGATGGGTTGTGGGAAACAGATGATGAGGAGAAACATGGTTCACCGGCTTTTAGAGGCAATATATATGATTATCACAGTGGCAAAGATGAAGATGGTAACAGCTATGGTAGGAAAAATGCTGGGATGGGTGAATCGAAAAAAAGAATTGATGAGAGTTGGGACAGTGACTAA